A single genomic interval of Psychroserpens sp. NJDZ02 harbors:
- the trmB gene encoding tRNA (guanosine(46)-N7)-methyltransferase TrmB — MGSKNKQKRFRENETFDNVFQPSRSQLVDEVYEHKGHWNKNVFKNDNPLVLELGCGKGEYSVALGKKYPNKNFIGIDIKGARFWRGAKTATEDGMPNVAFIRTQIELVESVFAENEVDEIWITFPDPQIKYKRTKHRMTNSTFLKRYKNILKPDGIMNLKTDSEFMHGYTLGLLHGEGHEVLQSNNDVYRQEGSPEDVTAIQTHYESIYLEQNKPITYIRFKIN, encoded by the coding sequence GTGGGGAGTAAGAATAAGCAAAAAAGATTTAGAGAGAATGAAACCTTTGATAATGTGTTTCAGCCATCTAGAAGCCAATTAGTGGACGAGGTTTACGAGCATAAAGGACATTGGAATAAAAACGTCTTTAAAAACGACAACCCATTAGTACTAGAGTTAGGTTGTGGTAAAGGAGAGTACAGTGTTGCTTTGGGTAAAAAATATCCGAATAAAAATTTTATAGGTATAGATATTAAAGGAGCGCGTTTTTGGAGAGGAGCCAAAACTGCAACAGAAGATGGTATGCCAAACGTTGCTTTTATCCGTACTCAAATTGAGTTGGTAGAATCTGTTTTTGCAGAAAATGAAGTTGACGAAATCTGGATAACATTTCCGGATCCACAAATAAAATACAAGCGTACCAAACACAGAATGACAAATTCTACGTTTTTAAAACGTTACAAAAATATTTTAAAGCCTGATGGAATCATGAATCTTAAAACGGACTCCGAGTTTATGCACGGGTATACCTTAGGGCTATTGCATGGTGAAGGTCATGAGGTTTTGCAGTCTAATAATGACGTGTATAGACAAGAAGGGAGTCCGGAAGACGTGACAGCTATCCAAACACATTACGAGAGTATCTATTTGGAACAAAACAAACCAATTACGTATATTCGATTCAAAATTAACTAA
- a CDS encoding LysE family translocator yields MNLTITFFTSLLIALVGVIPPGLLNMTAAKISIKEGYSRGLVFSLGVCIIVIVQTLIAVIFARYLSKHPETVQILQRVAFVLFVLITVYFFLLAKKEAKPEKERERKSKRSQFFYGMFLSALNVFPIPYQAYMSVTLASLGLITLDNVNVATYVAGAAIGTFIMLYLYVFFLKKIKNEKLKSQKNMNYIIGSITGVIAIITFINIAKDF; encoded by the coding sequence TTGAATTTAACAATTACTTTTTTTACAAGCCTACTAATTGCTTTAGTTGGAGTAATCCCTCCGGGACTTCTCAACATGACTGCTGCAAAAATCAGTATAAAGGAAGGCTATAGTCGTGGTTTAGTATTTTCTTTAGGCGTTTGCATCATCGTGATTGTGCAAACACTAATAGCGGTTATTTTTGCGCGTTATTTAAGTAAGCATCCAGAGACCGTTCAAATATTACAGCGTGTCGCTTTTGTTTTGTTTGTTTTGATAACGGTTTACTTTTTTCTTTTGGCAAAAAAAGAAGCTAAACCAGAAAAAGAACGCGAAAGAAAAAGCAAACGAAGTCAGTTTTTTTATGGGATGTTTCTATCAGCTTTAAACGTGTTTCCTATTCCTTATCAGGCATATATGAGTGTTACATTGGCTAGCTTGGGTTTAATAACATTGGATAATGTTAATGTCGCAACTTATGTGGCAGGAGCTGCTATAGGCACATTTATAATGCTTTATTTGTATGTGTTTTTCTTGAAGAAAATTAAAAACGAAAAATTAAAGTCGCAAAAAAACATGAACTATATTATTGGTTCTATTACAGGAGTGATCGCAATTATTACTTTTATAAATATTGCCAAAGACTTTTAA
- a CDS encoding MGMT family protein, translating to MKPETLNFFEKVYEVAKQIPYGRVTSYGAIANYLGANRGARMVGYAMNGSHNKEVPAHRVVNRKGLLTGKHHFDGTNLMQQLLESEGVEVIDNQIQNLDTVFWNPSELL from the coding sequence ATGAAGCCAGAAACGCTTAATTTTTTTGAGAAAGTGTACGAAGTGGCTAAGCAGATTCCATATGGTCGTGTGACCAGTTATGGTGCTATTGCTAATTATTTAGGGGCCAATCGTGGTGCCAGAATGGTTGGGTATGCCATGAATGGTTCTCATAATAAAGAGGTTCCCGCACACCGCGTAGTAAATCGCAAAGGCTTGCTAACTGGAAAACATCATTTTGATGGGACTAATTTAATGCAGCAATTATTAGAGAGTGAGGGTGTTGAGGTTATTGATAACCAAATACAAAATTTGGATACAGTCTTTTGGAATCCTTCAGAGTTGTTATAA